One segment of Anopheles stephensi strain Indian chromosome 3, UCI_ANSTEP_V1.0, whole genome shotgun sequence DNA contains the following:
- the LOC118512048 gene encoding CLIP-associating protein isoform X3: MAYQKPVDIDGYVTQMAKADMRVKAQLAEDLVLYLSDSENSIECTDLGLLIDGLIPWMTGSHHKIAQRALEAFTELIVRLGQDFNAYTSTILPHVIDRLGDSRDTVREKAQLLLHKLMECRVVVPQSLLDKLSICFKHKNAKVREEFLQTIVSTLNEYGTQSLSVKTYIQPIVSLLGDPAPTVRDAAIQTLVEIYKHVGEKLRVDLKKRDVPPTKAAILEQKFDETRNDGLLLPSALQAATGGGGGGHDELDRSAVVERPTRLVKRTPSAATPRKPLFETQTAGSGDLLLAAGAVSHEVFEASFENVPQLTVFSQRDMDEHVKSINTLIGDKSVDWEKRVDALKKIRSLLMINVQGSPAFTQQLKDLSIAFLDILKELRSQVIREACITLAYMSKVLRSRLDQFTIYILQELINLIQNSAKVISSAGTVALKYVIRYTHAPKIIPILTQNLMLSKSKDIRSTLCEMLSLLFDEWPTKALEKHSSLLREALRKGMTDADNDARRHSRCAFWSFRRHFPDLADNLYGSLDISTQRTLERERDNLGTNGTNSMSVSLRGSNSSLNSVSGGVIISATSVSTENLTTVPGSAASSSAGSTRLQRAPSLPRTLNRNRSGIPVATTARDANAANQQTAQQSQQPPPLAARAGAAGGFRSVSAVDTAAAQRARARAQYSTLARLKVTSGTASLQGHYAQQARAKKTPSSASATSYSASNNTATPQQPPTPERKIRSRAGVSQSQPTSRSTSPSSKLRDMYSGVTSIYRQTGTVPKKAQSGIPRSLANSRETSPTRSHTQFGSLRRPAYGTGSPRRPPLNPGRPVLAQKILQQSREAENALADALSPGDEHDMPCADFARLALHRKISRDESDESEASSVCSERSYDSYRRGNDSFSWNGSRTRLDSSRQMIDDIDTIIHFCASSHWSERKDGLINLTQYLSEGKLLTPQQLQCVLDLFRKMFMDPHIKVYALFLDTVNELILSHAADLQDWLFILLTRLFNKLGTDLLGSMHGKIWKTLQLIYEYFPAELQLQCVFRILVDNAQTPNVKTRQATLKFLSQLAGNYCTASQFVVHPQNQQVVNHAIQKIIQTSLDQKSIELKSQARMCIVALYNCNPSQMTMTLANLPKQFQDTAKAYIQQNMRRSNSGNDSPSSPLSSSSPKPLLSPQQGPYSLQNIASPRSRQASVEATAAESMNTEEVYKNLRKTTAEIQNYSFESKLDRDTNSKDSGISQMGETHMMQSMTVLDGVVGHGGMYGLASNGMNGHIGGGMGGLEKDDSCNGSKTQSATTTESNTPENTVRLDSMDLAHKTIAQQQQQMHSQSSRLSYSVAENGELVLDKGVKENDVIKAAIVLTLQSAPETTKQVLENLQVCIKHGSCELPIKNFKAIMKMLLHLMESQNNDVLIASLHTLGRIVRSTEMKACWSNFLELILLKIIDCYKISKEVSREIDIIVLKIAGVLPLDISVNILNPVIATGEFPANLCALKILTELTQKQGTDLTDNHLDCIMPNVARLADDNQSMVRKAAVFCIVKLYIVMGEEKVKPKFSLLNASKIRLLNVYIAKSMGSGSSSSSKGGPSTTAMS; encoded by the exons ATTGCACAGCGCGCCCTGGAAGCGTTTACAGAGCTGATCGTGCGCCTCGGACAAGACTTTAACGCGTACACCTCCACCATCCTGCCGCATGTGATTGACCGGCTCGGTGACAGTCGCGATACGGTACGGGAGAAGGCACAGCTGCTCCTGCACAAGCTAATGGAGTGCCGGGTGGTGGTTCCGCAGTCGCTGCTCGACAAGCTGAGCATCTGCTTCAAGCACAAGAACGCCAAGGTGCGCGAAGAGTTCCTGCAGACGATCGTCAGCACGCTCAACGAGTACGGCACACAGTCACTGTCGGTGAAGACGTACATCCAGCCGATCGTTAGCCTGCTCGGTGACCCAGCACCCACAGTCCGCGATGCCGCCATTCAGACGCTGGTCGAGATATATAAGCACGTCGGCGAAAAGTTGCGCGTCGATCTGAAGAAGCGTGACGTACCGCCAACGAAGGCGGCCATACTCGAGCAGAAGTTTGACGAGACGCGGAACGATGGGTTGCTGTTACCGTCCGCACTGCAGGCAgccaccggtggtggtggtggtggtcacgACGAGCTGGACCGGTCCGCGGTCGTCGAGCGGCCGACGCGGTTAGTGAAGCGCACACCGTCAGCGGCCACGCCACGGAAGCCGCTTTTCGAGACGCAGACGGCCGGTTCGGGTGATCTGCTGCTAGCGGCGGGCGCTGTGTCGCACGAGGTGTTCGAGGCGTCGTTCGAGAACGTGCCGCAGCTGACGGTCTTCTCCCAGCGCGATATGGACGAGCACGTGAAGTCGATCAACACGCTGATCGGCGACAAGAGCGTGGACTGGGAGAAGCGGGTGGACGCGCTTAAAAAGATCCGCTCGCTGCTGATGATCAATGTGCAGGGTTCGCCGGCATTCACCCAGCAGCTGAAGGACCTGTCGATCGCGTTCCTCGACATCCTGAAGGAGCTGCGGTCGCAGGTGATCCGCGAGGCGTGCATTACGCTCGCGTACATGAGCAAAGTGTTGCGCAGCCGGCTGGACCAGTTCACCATCTACATACTGCAGGAGCTGATCAACCTGATCCAGAACTCGGCCAAAGTAATCTCGTCCGCGGGCACGGTTGCGCTGAAGTACGTGATACgctacacgcacgcaccgaaGATCATACCGATCTTGACGCAGAATCTCATGCTCTCGAAATCGAAAGACATCCGCAGCACGCTTTGCGAGATGCTCAGCTTGCTGTTTGACGAGTGGCCTACAAAGGCGCTGGAAAAGCATAGCAGCTTGTTGCGGGAAGCACTCCGCAAGGGGATGACCGACGCGGACAACGATGCTCGGCGGCACAGTCGATG TGCATTCTGGAGCTTTCGGCGTCACTTCCCTGATCTGGCAGACAACCTGTACGGTTCGTTGGACATTTCTACCCAGCGCACACTCGAGCGCGAACGGGACAATCTCGGAACAAACGGTACCAACTCAATGAGTGTTAGTCTACGTGGCAGCAACAGTAGCTTGAATTCTGTCTCTGGTGGGGTGATAA TAAGCGCCACGAGCGTCAGCACGGAAAATCTCACCACAGTCCCAGGATccgcagcatcatcatcggccGGCTCGACACGGCTGCAGCGGGCACCATCGCTCCCGAGAACGCTCAATCGCAACCGGAGCGGCATTCCCGTGGCGACGACTGCCCGGGACGCGAACGCCGCGAACCAACAGACGGCGCAACAGTCGCAACAGCCGCCACCATTGGCTGCCCGAG CGGGAGCTGCCGGTGGTTTTAGGAGTGTGTCCGCCGTCGATACGGCCGCTGCCCAGCGTGCCCGAGCCAGAGCACAGTACTCTACCCTGGCCCGGCTGAAAGTGACCTCCGGAACGGCGTCTCTGC AGGGACATTACGCGCAACAAG CACGTGCTAAAAAGACACCGTCATCAGCATCCGCCACCTCATACTCCGCCAGCAACAACACGGCCACGCCACAGCAACCTCCTACACCGGAGCGCAAGATCCGATCGAGGGCAGGAGTGTCACAGTCACAGC CAACATCCAGAAGCACTTCGCCGTCGAGTAAGCTGCGTGACATGTATAGCGGCGTGACATCCATCTATCGACAAACGGGAACGGTGCCGAAAAAGGCACAGTCGGGCATTCCGCGTTCGCTGGCAAACTCTCGCGAAACTAGCCCGACAAGATCGCACACACAGTTCGGTTCGTTGCGCCGTCCCGCCTATGGCACCGGTAGCCCGCGCCGACCACCGCTGAATCCCGGTCGGCCAGTGCTGGCGCAGAAAATCTTGCAGCAAAGCCGTGAGGCGGAGAACGCTCTGGCAGATGCATTATCGCCGGGCGACGAGCATGATATGCCGTGTGCCGATTTCGCTAGGTTGGCTTTGCATCGGAAAATTTCACGCGACGAATCGGACGAAAGTGAAGCGTCTTCGGTGTGTTCCGAGCGTAGCTACGACAGTTACCGGCGGGGCAATGAT TCCTTCTCGTGGAACGGTTCGCGGACACGGTTAGACAGCTCACGGCAAATGATCGACGATATCGATACGATCATCCATTTTTGTGCCTCATCGCACTGGTCCGAGCGCAAGGACGGATTGATCAACTTGACGCAATACCTCAGCGAAGGCAAGCTGCTGACGCCCCAGCAGCTCCAGTGCGTGCTCGACCTGTTCCGCAAGATGTTCATGGATCCGCACATCAAGGTGTACGCCCTGTTTCTGGACACGGTCAATGAGCTGATCCTGTCGCATGCGGCCGATCTGCAGGACTGGCTGTTCATACTGCTAACGCGGCTGTTCAACAAACTCGGTACGGACCTGCTCGGTTCGATGCATGGCAAGATCTGGAAAACGCTTCAGCTAATCTACGAGTACTTCCCTGCCGAACTGCAGCTCCAATGTGTCTTTCG AATATTAGTTGACAATGCGCAAACGCCGAACGTAAAGACCCGCCAGGCAACGCTGAAATTTCTTTCCCAGCTAGCAGGGAACTACTGCACGGCGTCCCAGTTTGTGGTGCATCCGCAGAACCAGCAGGTGGTGAACCATGCGATCCAGAAGATCATTCAGACGTCGCTCGATCAGAAAAGCATCGAGCTTAAGTCGCAGGcacgcatgtgcatcgtggCCCTCTACAACTGCAATCCATCACAG ATGACAATGACTCTAGCCAATCTTCCAAAACAGTTTCAAGACACGGCTAAAGCCTACATTCAACAGAACATGAGAAGGAGCAATTCAG GAAACGATAGTCCATCATCTCCACTGTCGTCTTCGAGCCCCAAACCATTGCTTAGTCCTCAGCAGGGGCCGTATAGTTTACAGAACATCGCTA GCCCGCGTTCACGGCAAGCATCGGTGGAAGCGACGGCGGCGGAATCGATGAACACGGAGGAGGTGTACAAGAACCTGCGCAAGACGACAGCGGAAATACAAAACTATAGCTTCGAGAGCAAGCTGGATCGTGATACGAACAGTAAGGATTCCGGCATTAGTCAGATGGGCGAAACGCACATGATGCAGTCGATGACCGTGCTGGACGGTGTGGTTGGCCACGGTGGTATGTACGGGTTGGCGTCGAACGGAATGAACGGCCATATAGGAGGAGGCATGGGAGG ACTGGAAAAGGATGATTCATGCAATGGATCGAAAACACAGTCAGCAACGACCACTGAGTCCAACACACCGGAAAACACCGTACGGCTGGACAGTATGGATCTGGCTCACAAGACGAtagcacaacagcagcaacagatgcACTCACAGTCGAGCCGTCTCAGCTACAGCGTTGCCGAGAACGGCGAACTCGTGCTGGACA aaGGCGTGAAGGAGAACGATGTGATTAAAGCTGCGATTGTGCTAACACTCCAGTCGGCGCCGGAAACCACCAAGCAGGTGCTAGAGAATCTGCAAGTTTGCATCAAGCATGGGTCCTGTGAGCTACCCATTAAGAATTTCAA AGCCATCATGAAGATGTTGCTGCATTTGATGGAATCGCAGAATAACGATGTGCTGATTGCCTCGCTGCACACGCTCGGCCGTATCGTACGCAGCACGGAGATGAAGGCTTGCTGGAGCAATTTTCTCGAGCTGATTCTATTGAAGATAATAGACTGTTATAAAATTAGCAAAGAG GTGTCACGCGAAATTGACATAATAGTGTTGAAGATAGCGGGCGTGCTACCGCTGGACATTTCCGTCAACATACTGAACCCGGTGATTGCGACCGGCGAATTCCCGGCGAATCTGTGCGCGCTGAAGATACTTACCGAGCTGACGCAGAAGCAGGGCACGGATCTGACCGATAATCACCTAGATTGTATAATGCCAAATGTAGCTAGG CTCGCCGACGATAATCAATCGATGGTACGGAAAGCGGCAGTGTTCTGTATCGTGAAGCTCTATATTGTGATGGGCGAAgagaaagtgaaaccaaaattCTCCTTACTGAACGCGAGTAAGATAAG ATTATTAAATGTGTACATTGCGAAGTCGATGGGCAGcggcagtagtagcagtagtaagGGCGGACCGTCAACGACAGCCATGTCATGA
- the LOC118512048 gene encoding CLIP-associating protein isoform X1, translating to MAYQKPVDIDGYVTQMAKADMRVKAQLAEDLVLYLSDSENSIECTDLGLLIDGLIPWMTGSHHKIAQRALEAFTELIVRLGQDFNAYTSTILPHVIDRLGDSRDTVREKAQLLLHKLMECRVVVPQSLLDKLSICFKHKNAKVREEFLQTIVSTLNEYGTQSLSVKTYIQPIVSLLGDPAPTVRDAAIQTLVEIYKHVGEKLRVDLKKRDVPPTKAAILEQKFDETRNDGLLLPSALQAATGGGGGGHDELDRSAVVERPTRLVKRTPSAATPRKPLFETQTAGSGDLLLAAGAVSHEVFEASFENVPQLTVFSQRDMDEHVKSINTLIGDKSVDWEKRVDALKKIRSLLMINVQGSPAFTQQLKDLSIAFLDILKELRSQVIREACITLAYMSKVLRSRLDQFTIYILQELINLIQNSAKVISSAGTVALKYVIRYTHAPKIIPILTQNLMLSKSKDIRSTLCEMLSLLFDEWPTKALEKHSSLLREALRKGMTDADNDARRHSRCAFWSFRRHFPDLADNLYGSLDISTQRTLERERDNLGTNGTNSMSVSLRGSNSSLNSVSGGVIKRRQSSGLRSPATAQPPVSATSVSTENLTTVPGSAASSSAGSTRLQRAPSLPRTLNRNRSGIPVATTARDANAANQQTAQQSQQPPPLAARAGAAGGFRSVSAVDTAAAQRARARAQYSTLARLKVTSGTASLQGHYAQQARAKKTPSSASATSYSASNNTATPQQPPTPERKIRSRAGVSQSQPTSRSTSPSSKLRDMYSGVTSIYRQTGTVPKKAQSGIPRSLANSRETSPTRSHTQFGSLRRPAYGTGSPRRPPLNPGRPVLAQKILQQSREAENALADALSPGDEHDMPCADFARLALHRKISRDESDESEASSVCSERSYDSYRRGNDSFSWNGSRTRLDSSRQMIDDIDTIIHFCASSHWSERKDGLINLTQYLSEGKLLTPQQLQCVLDLFRKMFMDPHIKVYALFLDTVNELILSHAADLQDWLFILLTRLFNKLGTDLLGSMHGKIWKTLQLIYEYFPAELQLQCVFRILVDNAQTPNVKTRQATLKFLSQLAGNYCTASQFVVHPQNQQVVNHAIQKIIQTSLDQKSIELKSQARMCIVALYNCNPSQMTMTLANLPKQFQDTAKAYIQQNMRRSNSGNDSPSSPLSSSSPKPLLSPQQGPYSLQNIASPRSRQASVEATAAESMNTEEVYKNLRKTTAEIQNYSFESKLDRDTNSKDSGISQMGETHMMQSMTVLDGVVGHGGMYGLASNGMNGHIGGGMGGLEKDDSCNGSKTQSATTTESNTPENTVRLDSMDLAHKTIAQQQQQMHSQSSRLSYSVAENGELVLDKGVKENDVIKAAIVLTLQSAPETTKQVLENLQVCIKHGSCELPIKNFKAIMKMLLHLMESQNNDVLIASLHTLGRIVRSTEMKACWSNFLELILLKIIDCYKISKEVSREIDIIVLKIAGVLPLDISVNILNPVIATGEFPANLCALKILTELTQKQGTDLTDNHLDCIMPNVARLADDNQSMVRKAAVFCIVKLYIVMGEEKVKPKFSLLNASKIRLLNVYIAKSMGSGSSSSSKGGPSTTAMS from the exons ATTGCACAGCGCGCCCTGGAAGCGTTTACAGAGCTGATCGTGCGCCTCGGACAAGACTTTAACGCGTACACCTCCACCATCCTGCCGCATGTGATTGACCGGCTCGGTGACAGTCGCGATACGGTACGGGAGAAGGCACAGCTGCTCCTGCACAAGCTAATGGAGTGCCGGGTGGTGGTTCCGCAGTCGCTGCTCGACAAGCTGAGCATCTGCTTCAAGCACAAGAACGCCAAGGTGCGCGAAGAGTTCCTGCAGACGATCGTCAGCACGCTCAACGAGTACGGCACACAGTCACTGTCGGTGAAGACGTACATCCAGCCGATCGTTAGCCTGCTCGGTGACCCAGCACCCACAGTCCGCGATGCCGCCATTCAGACGCTGGTCGAGATATATAAGCACGTCGGCGAAAAGTTGCGCGTCGATCTGAAGAAGCGTGACGTACCGCCAACGAAGGCGGCCATACTCGAGCAGAAGTTTGACGAGACGCGGAACGATGGGTTGCTGTTACCGTCCGCACTGCAGGCAgccaccggtggtggtggtggtggtcacgACGAGCTGGACCGGTCCGCGGTCGTCGAGCGGCCGACGCGGTTAGTGAAGCGCACACCGTCAGCGGCCACGCCACGGAAGCCGCTTTTCGAGACGCAGACGGCCGGTTCGGGTGATCTGCTGCTAGCGGCGGGCGCTGTGTCGCACGAGGTGTTCGAGGCGTCGTTCGAGAACGTGCCGCAGCTGACGGTCTTCTCCCAGCGCGATATGGACGAGCACGTGAAGTCGATCAACACGCTGATCGGCGACAAGAGCGTGGACTGGGAGAAGCGGGTGGACGCGCTTAAAAAGATCCGCTCGCTGCTGATGATCAATGTGCAGGGTTCGCCGGCATTCACCCAGCAGCTGAAGGACCTGTCGATCGCGTTCCTCGACATCCTGAAGGAGCTGCGGTCGCAGGTGATCCGCGAGGCGTGCATTACGCTCGCGTACATGAGCAAAGTGTTGCGCAGCCGGCTGGACCAGTTCACCATCTACATACTGCAGGAGCTGATCAACCTGATCCAGAACTCGGCCAAAGTAATCTCGTCCGCGGGCACGGTTGCGCTGAAGTACGTGATACgctacacgcacgcaccgaaGATCATACCGATCTTGACGCAGAATCTCATGCTCTCGAAATCGAAAGACATCCGCAGCACGCTTTGCGAGATGCTCAGCTTGCTGTTTGACGAGTGGCCTACAAAGGCGCTGGAAAAGCATAGCAGCTTGTTGCGGGAAGCACTCCGCAAGGGGATGACCGACGCGGACAACGATGCTCGGCGGCACAGTCGATG TGCATTCTGGAGCTTTCGGCGTCACTTCCCTGATCTGGCAGACAACCTGTACGGTTCGTTGGACATTTCTACCCAGCGCACACTCGAGCGCGAACGGGACAATCTCGGAACAAACGGTACCAACTCAATGAGTGTTAGTCTACGTGGCAGCAACAGTAGCTTGAATTCTGTCTCTGGTGGGGTGATAA AACGAAGACAATCGTCCGGGTTGCGAAGTCCCGCGACCGCACAACCGCCAG TAAGCGCCACGAGCGTCAGCACGGAAAATCTCACCACAGTCCCAGGATccgcagcatcatcatcggccGGCTCGACACGGCTGCAGCGGGCACCATCGCTCCCGAGAACGCTCAATCGCAACCGGAGCGGCATTCCCGTGGCGACGACTGCCCGGGACGCGAACGCCGCGAACCAACAGACGGCGCAACAGTCGCAACAGCCGCCACCATTGGCTGCCCGAG CGGGAGCTGCCGGTGGTTTTAGGAGTGTGTCCGCCGTCGATACGGCCGCTGCCCAGCGTGCCCGAGCCAGAGCACAGTACTCTACCCTGGCCCGGCTGAAAGTGACCTCCGGAACGGCGTCTCTGC AGGGACATTACGCGCAACAAG CACGTGCTAAAAAGACACCGTCATCAGCATCCGCCACCTCATACTCCGCCAGCAACAACACGGCCACGCCACAGCAACCTCCTACACCGGAGCGCAAGATCCGATCGAGGGCAGGAGTGTCACAGTCACAGC CAACATCCAGAAGCACTTCGCCGTCGAGTAAGCTGCGTGACATGTATAGCGGCGTGACATCCATCTATCGACAAACGGGAACGGTGCCGAAAAAGGCACAGTCGGGCATTCCGCGTTCGCTGGCAAACTCTCGCGAAACTAGCCCGACAAGATCGCACACACAGTTCGGTTCGTTGCGCCGTCCCGCCTATGGCACCGGTAGCCCGCGCCGACCACCGCTGAATCCCGGTCGGCCAGTGCTGGCGCAGAAAATCTTGCAGCAAAGCCGTGAGGCGGAGAACGCTCTGGCAGATGCATTATCGCCGGGCGACGAGCATGATATGCCGTGTGCCGATTTCGCTAGGTTGGCTTTGCATCGGAAAATTTCACGCGACGAATCGGACGAAAGTGAAGCGTCTTCGGTGTGTTCCGAGCGTAGCTACGACAGTTACCGGCGGGGCAATGAT TCCTTCTCGTGGAACGGTTCGCGGACACGGTTAGACAGCTCACGGCAAATGATCGACGATATCGATACGATCATCCATTTTTGTGCCTCATCGCACTGGTCCGAGCGCAAGGACGGATTGATCAACTTGACGCAATACCTCAGCGAAGGCAAGCTGCTGACGCCCCAGCAGCTCCAGTGCGTGCTCGACCTGTTCCGCAAGATGTTCATGGATCCGCACATCAAGGTGTACGCCCTGTTTCTGGACACGGTCAATGAGCTGATCCTGTCGCATGCGGCCGATCTGCAGGACTGGCTGTTCATACTGCTAACGCGGCTGTTCAACAAACTCGGTACGGACCTGCTCGGTTCGATGCATGGCAAGATCTGGAAAACGCTTCAGCTAATCTACGAGTACTTCCCTGCCGAACTGCAGCTCCAATGTGTCTTTCG AATATTAGTTGACAATGCGCAAACGCCGAACGTAAAGACCCGCCAGGCAACGCTGAAATTTCTTTCCCAGCTAGCAGGGAACTACTGCACGGCGTCCCAGTTTGTGGTGCATCCGCAGAACCAGCAGGTGGTGAACCATGCGATCCAGAAGATCATTCAGACGTCGCTCGATCAGAAAAGCATCGAGCTTAAGTCGCAGGcacgcatgtgcatcgtggCCCTCTACAACTGCAATCCATCACAG ATGACAATGACTCTAGCCAATCTTCCAAAACAGTTTCAAGACACGGCTAAAGCCTACATTCAACAGAACATGAGAAGGAGCAATTCAG GAAACGATAGTCCATCATCTCCACTGTCGTCTTCGAGCCCCAAACCATTGCTTAGTCCTCAGCAGGGGCCGTATAGTTTACAGAACATCGCTA GCCCGCGTTCACGGCAAGCATCGGTGGAAGCGACGGCGGCGGAATCGATGAACACGGAGGAGGTGTACAAGAACCTGCGCAAGACGACAGCGGAAATACAAAACTATAGCTTCGAGAGCAAGCTGGATCGTGATACGAACAGTAAGGATTCCGGCATTAGTCAGATGGGCGAAACGCACATGATGCAGTCGATGACCGTGCTGGACGGTGTGGTTGGCCACGGTGGTATGTACGGGTTGGCGTCGAACGGAATGAACGGCCATATAGGAGGAGGCATGGGAGG ACTGGAAAAGGATGATTCATGCAATGGATCGAAAACACAGTCAGCAACGACCACTGAGTCCAACACACCGGAAAACACCGTACGGCTGGACAGTATGGATCTGGCTCACAAGACGAtagcacaacagcagcaacagatgcACTCACAGTCGAGCCGTCTCAGCTACAGCGTTGCCGAGAACGGCGAACTCGTGCTGGACA aaGGCGTGAAGGAGAACGATGTGATTAAAGCTGCGATTGTGCTAACACTCCAGTCGGCGCCGGAAACCACCAAGCAGGTGCTAGAGAATCTGCAAGTTTGCATCAAGCATGGGTCCTGTGAGCTACCCATTAAGAATTTCAA AGCCATCATGAAGATGTTGCTGCATTTGATGGAATCGCAGAATAACGATGTGCTGATTGCCTCGCTGCACACGCTCGGCCGTATCGTACGCAGCACGGAGATGAAGGCTTGCTGGAGCAATTTTCTCGAGCTGATTCTATTGAAGATAATAGACTGTTATAAAATTAGCAAAGAG GTGTCACGCGAAATTGACATAATAGTGTTGAAGATAGCGGGCGTGCTACCGCTGGACATTTCCGTCAACATACTGAACCCGGTGATTGCGACCGGCGAATTCCCGGCGAATCTGTGCGCGCTGAAGATACTTACCGAGCTGACGCAGAAGCAGGGCACGGATCTGACCGATAATCACCTAGATTGTATAATGCCAAATGTAGCTAGG CTCGCCGACGATAATCAATCGATGGTACGGAAAGCGGCAGTGTTCTGTATCGTGAAGCTCTATATTGTGATGGGCGAAgagaaagtgaaaccaaaattCTCCTTACTGAACGCGAGTAAGATAAG ATTATTAAATGTGTACATTGCGAAGTCGATGGGCAGcggcagtagtagcagtagtaagGGCGGACCGTCAACGACAGCCATGTCATGA